In Grus americana isolate bGruAme1 chromosome 17, bGruAme1.mat, whole genome shotgun sequence, the following proteins share a genomic window:
- the ACTR5 gene encoding actin-related protein 5, translated as MAAASRVFAFRDVRWAPDPVLEPSAAVRTPQPVPLVIDNGSFQTRAGWASPDPAVPAEPLLRFRSLAARSRGARGGAGAETQVGNDLGSPEPLRWLLRSPFDRNVPVQLELQELLLDHVFQRLGVASQGCVDHPIVLTEAVCNPLYSRQMMSELLFECYQVPKVSYGVDSLYSFYHNRKQNWPCSGLVISSGYQCTHILPVLEGRLDAKNCKRINLGGCQAAVYLQRLLQLKYPGHFAAITLSRMEEILHEHSYIAEDYIEELQKWRSPEYYESNMHKMQLPFSNKLLGSTLTSEEKQERRQQQLRRLQELNARRREEKLQLDQERLDRLLYVQELLEDGHMDQFHKALVELNMDSAEELQSYINKLSLSVEQTKQKILQAEVNIEVDVVDSKPETPDLDPLGSEQSLEDVESINEFEPLFAEEQPEVEKPVAAVQPVFNLAEYHQLFLGTERIRAPEIVFQPSLIGEDQAGIAETMQYVLERYPKEQQAILVQNVFLTGGNTMYPGLKARVQKELLEMRPFQSSFQVHLASSPVLDAWYGARDWAVEYMTREEGWITRKDYEEKGGEYLKEHCASNVYVPIRLPKQAPRTTEASAPSRALPSSTGNPCEQV; from the exons ATGGCGGCGGCCTCGCGGGTGTTCGCCTTCCGCGACGTGCGCTGGGCCCCCGACCCGGTGCTGGAGCCGAGCGCGGCCGTGCGGACGCCGCAGCCGGTGCCGCTGGTGATCGACAACGGCTCCTTCCAGACGCGGGCGGGCTGGGCCTCCCCCGACCCCGCCGTCCCCGCCGAGCCCCTGTTGCGGTTCCGCTCGCTGGCGGCGCGTAGCCGCGGCGCCCGTGGGGGGGCCGGCGCCGAGACTCAGGTGGGCAACGACCTGGGGAGCCCCGAGCCGCTGCGCTGGCTGCTCCGCTCGCCCTTCGACCGCAACGTGCCTgtccagctggagctgcaggagctgctcctcGACCACGTCTTCCAGCGCCTCGGCGTTGCCTCGCAG GGTTGTGTTGATCACCCTATTGTTTTGACAGAAGCAGTGTGCAATCCTCTGTATTCGAGACAAATGATGTCAGAGCTCCTCTTCGAATGTTACCAAGTGCCAAAAGTGTCCTATGGTGTAGACAGCTTGTACAGTTTTTACCACAACAGAAAGCAGAACTGGCCCTGCAGTGGTTTGGTGATATCTTCAGGTTATCAGTGTACGCACATTTTGCCAGTCTTAGAAGGCAG GCTGGATGCTAAAAACTGCAAACGTATTAATCTTGGAGGATGTCAAGCAGCTGTCTATCTCCAAcgcctccttcagctgaagtaCCCAGGACATTTTGCTGCCATCACTCTCAGTCGCATGGAGGAAATACTGCATGAGCATAGTTACATTGCAGAGGATTATATAGAAG AGCTACAGAAGTGGCGGTCCCCAGAGTACTATGAGAGCAACATGCACAAGATGCAGCTGCCTTTCTCTAATAAACTACTGGGAAGCACTCTGACAtcagaggaaaagcaggagaggcggcagcagcagtTACGTCGACTTCAAGAACTCAATGCGCGTCGCCGAGAAGAGAAGCTGCAACTTGATCAAGAGAGGTTGGACAGACTGCTATATGTACAG GAACTTTTAGAAGATGGTCATATGGATCAATTCCACAAAGCCTTGGTGGAGCTGAACATGGACTCTGCAGAAGAACTGCAGTCTTACATCAACAAATTGAGTCTGTCCGTTGAACAAACGAAGCAGAAAATCCTACAGGCAGAAGTCAATATTGAAGTAGATGTTGTGGACAGCAAGCCAGAG ACTCCTGATTTGGATCCATTAGGCAGTGAACAGTCACTGGAGGATGTGGAAAGTATTAATGAGTTTGAACCTTTGTTTGCTGAGGAGCAGCCTGAAGTTGAGAAGCCTGTTGCTGCAGTGCAg CCCGTGTTTAACCTGGCAGAGTACCACCAGCTTTTCCTTGGCACTGAAAGAATCAGGGCTCCAGAGATTGTTTTCCAGCCCTCCCTGATAGGAGAAGACCAGGCTGGTATAGCAGAAACCATGCAATATGTCCTTGAGAG GTATCCAAAGGAGCAACAAGCTATTCTTGTCCAGAATGTTTTTCTCACTGGTGGAAATACAATGTACCCTGGACTGAAAGCCAGAGTCCAGAAGGAACTCCTCGAAATGAGGCCATTCCAGTCATCTTTTCAG GTTCACCTTGCTTCCAGTCCTGTTTTAGATGCCTGGTATGGGGCTAGGGATTGGGCAGTGGAATACATGACCCGTGAGGAAGGCTGGATAACCAGAAAAGACTATGAAGAAAAAGGGGGAGAATACCTCAAGGAACACTGTGCTTCAAATGTCTATGTTCCCATTCGCCTTCCAAAGCAGGCCCCAAGGACAACAGAGGCATCAGCACCTAGCAGAGCGCTGCCATCCAGCACAGGCAACCCTTGTGAGCAGGTGTAG